One region of Drosophila teissieri strain GT53w chromosome 2L, Prin_Dtei_1.1, whole genome shotgun sequence genomic DNA includes:
- the LOC122611628 gene encoding LOW QUALITY PROTEIN: DNA excision repair protein ERCC-5 homolog (The sequence of the model RefSeq protein was modified relative to this genomic sequence to represent the inferred CDS: inserted 1 base in 1 codon): MGVTGLWKLIEPCGKPVPVETLEGKILAVDISIWLHQVVKGFQDNKGSALSNAHLLGLFHRLCKLLYYRVRPVFIFDGCVPQLKKDTIARRQQQRNKLSNEADRIQALLLQSLAKEKVVQQALGKNAELLLKSPVKRPPPAKKNDEDDLFKLPELPAASEGQDNHGESEQDTSASASDSSFDESTARHSYNSSLQAIDVKSQHFRNLPADVRHEILTDIKETRKQSSWGRLHELPARSDDFCSFQMKRLLKRRAVQESLEQAEQEMGGHTLTYAELCDFFSEEGILTPTAIEQCTRQISSDEHTRFLLVRDLKKKAMESTKQEVKMEMIEEVPAEEDEKPSTSTKKEPVERLDLGTEFDADLAKALSMSMEETKVYDEKDYEYDSDQELRLNRAQTKQLRHAAKGPARAYMIEYGGMNEEEVGNIMEATQLNDTQSLEKLFETTTVQTDIADNSIEEAKLISQAIEESKQLSQAIEESKRNLNEDKVEIVDTDTDSDLEEVMEVQERGKSKKNLEICVDITEGQGDSNDLFADIFEGAETNRIEKSDEEDDDFIEVKDSEELKLDSEDEAKALPNKSIQEINEGKPSVDEVIEVKDSQETLPAEVNLKPDLDSILNDLKKXTAAVKNIQLSINDEAKPKPKVELSSILDELKIKMADVKNISLDHVKLSNSAPIVLSSDDESALKSSKIVPKDELIELCDSDDNKNNRISPNKTPSKNKSIKDFFETSYVIKRTPDKSPATNETSPGTPKTPQPFFRKRTPKSGRKRASDANEDSDEEVSPTKRSSKASKSLFEPKEPEKEKTVDPEDLIKDAAEALKSQKTSEELQEMATNLAQERKELEIERNRQDRMGMSISQRMSIDCQELLRLFGIPYIVAPMEAEAQCAFLNATDLTNGTITDDSDIWLFGGRTVYKNFFAQNKHVLEFRAEQIEQTFNCNRGKLIQLACLVGSDYTTGIHGIGAVTALEILASFSGQDANGPGVCNQSVLQTLTKFRDWWQAHKSSNLPPGSSARHSLSKKLKNIELHEGFPSGAVVEAYLAPTIDDNRDAFSWGTPDVESIREFTRKSFGWTTSKTDDILMPVMKKINEKKIQGSIRNYFTAKSALRVQQPLVSKRVQLAIDKMSGKIDETPEKPKKVARTRRTKAAPPTDADLAYAEVEAKTARPKRGKRKAAPESEVVDGELPSTSQSAPKPEKCPRIPNTVEVIPQREKDLEQMRLNKAKAAEILKKSAKANKK; this comes from the exons ATGGGAGTTACGGGCTTGTGGAAGCTCATTGAGCCTTGTGGCAAGCCAGTGCCCGTAGAGACTTTGGAGGGTAAAATCCTGGCAGTGG ATATATCCATTTGGTTGCATCAGGTTGTGAAGGGCTTTCAGGACAACAAGGGCTCAGCCCTGAGTAATGCCCATTTACTGGGTCTGTTCCATCGCCTCTGTAAATTGCTATACTATCGTGTGCGACCGGTTTTCATTTTCGATGGATGCGTGCCGCAGCTCAAAAAGGACACCATT GCACGTCGTCAGCAGCAGAGGAATAAGCTCAGCAATGAAGCTGATCGCATTCAGGCGTTGCTTCTACAATCCCTGGCCAAAGAAAAAGTAGTGCAGCAAGCGCTGGGCAAGAATGCGGAGCTACTGCTAAAATCTCCGGTTAAGCGTCCGCCTCCAGCCAAGAAGAACGACGAGGATGACTTGTTCAAGCTGCCCGAACTGCCGGCTGCATCGGAGGGGCAAGACAATCACGGTGAAAGCGAGCAGGAcaccagtgccagtgcctCAGACAGCTCCTTTGACGAGTCAACCGCTCGACACTCTTACAACTCCAGTTTACAGGCCATCGATGTGAAGAGCCAGCACTTTCGGAATCTCCCAGCCGATGTGCGACACGAGATCCTCACAGACATCAAGGAGACGCGCAAGCAGTCGTCGTGGGGCCGCCTACACGAGTTGCCCGCCCGCAGCGATGACTTCTGCTCCTTTCAGATGAAGCGACTCCTAAAGCGTCGAGCCGTTCAGGAGAGCTTAGAGCAGGCGGAACAGGAGATGGGCGGACATACGCTGACCTATGCAGAGTTGTGCGACTTCTTCAGCGAGGAGGGCATACTCACCCCAACTGCCATTGAACAGTGCACCCGACAAATCAGCTCAGATGAGCACACACGATTCCTGCTGGTCAGGGATCTTAAGAAGAAAGCTATGGAAAGCACCAAGCAGGAGGTTAAAATGGAGATGATTGAGGAGGTACCCGCGGAGGAGGATGAGAAGCCAAGCACTTCCACCAAGAAAGAGCCAGTGGAAAGGTTAGACCTAGGCACGGAGTTCGATGCGGATTTGGCCAAAGCACTGTCTATGTCAATGGAGGAGACCAAGGTGTACGATGAAAAGGACTACGAGTACGACTCGGACCAAGAGTTGCGCCTCAACCGAGCTCAAACCAAGCAGTTGCGCCATGCGGCCAAAGGACCTGCACGGGCATATATGATTGAGTACGGCGGAATGAACGAAGAGGAGGTTGGCAACATTATGGAGGCCACTCAGTTGAATGACACTCAAAGCCTTGAGAAGTTGTTTGAGACCACCACAGTCCAGACCGACATCGCTGACAACTCGATTGAGGAGGCCAAACTTATTTCACAAGCTATTGAAGAAAGCAAACAACTCTCCCAAGCGATTGAGGAAAGTAAGAGGAATCTTAACGAGGATAAGGTGGAGATTGTAGATACTGATACTGACTCAGACTTGGAAGAAGTAATGGAAGTTCAAGAGCGAggtaaaagcaaaaagaatCTTGAGATTTGTGTTGACATCACTGAGGGCCAAGGGGACTCCAACGATCTGTTTGCGGATATATTCGAAGGTGCAGAGACAAATAGAATTGAGAAAAGCGATGAGGAAGACGATGACTTCATAGAAGTAAAAGACAGTGAGGAACTAAAATTGGACTCTGAAGACGAAGCTAAAGCACTCCCGAATAAAAGTATTCAAGAAATTAATGAAGGGAAGCCGTCCGTTGATGAAGTTATCGAAGTAAAAGATAGTCAAGAAACGCTTCCAGCAGAAGTTAATCTCAAACCTGATCTAGACTCAATTTTAAATGATCTGAAGA AAACCGCTGCAGTTAAGAATATTCAACTAAGCATAAATGAtgaagcaaaaccaaaaccaaaggtTGAACTCAGCTCTATATTGGATGAGCTAAAAATAAAGATGGCCGACGTTAAAAACATCAGTCTGGATCACGTGAAATTAAGCAATAGTGCCCCTATTGTACTGTCCTCCGACGACGAAAGTGCCCTGAAATCCTCGAAAATAGTTCCGAAGGACGAGTTAATCGAGCTGTGCGACAGCGAcgataataaaaacaatcgCATATCTCCAAACAAAACGCCCAGCAAAAACAAATCCATAAAGGACTTTTTTGAGACCAGTTACGTGATCAAGCGAACGCCCGACAAATCGCCAGCGACAAATGAAACATCACCGGGAACACCCAAGACCCCGCAACCGTTTTTCAGGAAGAGAACCCCAAAGTCCGGACGTAAAAGAGCTAGTGATGCCAATGAGGACAGTGATGAGGAAGTTTCGCCCACTAAAAGGTCCAGTAAGGCCTCGAAATCGCTCTTCGAGCCAAAGGAGCCGGAAAAAGAAAAGACTGTAGATCCTGAG GATCTTATCAAAGATGCAGCAGAGGCCCTCAAATCGCAGAAGACCTCAGAAGAACTGCAAGAGATGGCTACCAACCTAGCCCAGGAGCGAAAGGAACTTGAAATCGAGCGGAACCGGCAAGACCGAATGGGCATGTCCATCAGCCAGCGCATGAGTATCGACTGCCAGGAGCTGCTACGCCTTTTCGGCATCCCGTACATTGTCGCCCCCATGGAGGCGGAGGCGCAGTGCGCCTTCCTCAATGCCACCGATCTCACCAACGGCACCATTACGGATGACAGTGATATTTGGCTCTTTGGTGGACGAACTGTCTACAAGAACTTCTTTGCACAAAACAAGCACGTGCTGGAATTCCGAGCGGAACAGATAGAGCAAACGTTTAACTGCAACAGGGGTAAACTAATTCAGTTGGCCTGTTTGGTTGGTAGTGACTACACTACAGGAATTCATGGCATTGGTGCTGTAACAGCCCTGGAGATATTGGCCTCCTTTTCCGGACAGGATGCGAATGGGCCAGGTGTCTGCAATCAATCGGTGTTACAAACGCTAACAAAGTTCCGCGACTGGTGGCAAGCACACAAGAGCAGCAATCTTCCACCTGGCAGCTCGGCTCGCCATTCGCTCAGCAAAAAACTGAAGAACATCGAACTGCACGAGGGTTTCCCCAGCGGTGCAGTGGTGGAGGCATATTTAGCGCCCACGATCGATGACAATCGTGATGCATTTAGCTGGGGCACGCCGGATGTGGAATCAATACGGGAATTCACGCGAAAATCTTTCGGCTGGACTACTTCCAAAACGGATGACATTCTGATGCCCGTTATGAAGAAAATTAACGAGAAGAAGATACAGGGTTCCATACGCAACTACTTTACGGCAAAGAGTGCACTGCGAGTTCAACAACCGCTCGTCAGCAAACGTGTCCAACTGGCCATCGATAAGATGTCCGGGAAGATCGATGAGACGCCGGAGaaaccaaaaaaggtggcacgCACAAGACGGACAAAGGCAGCTCCGCCAACAGATGCTGATTTAGCCTACGCGGAAGTCGAGGCGAAAACAGCTCGCCCCAAACGCGGCAAACGAAAAGCTGCACCTGAATCGGAAGTTGTGGATGGGGAACTGCCTTCCACATCGCAGTCAGCGCCGAAGCCTGAGAAGTGTCCTCGAATACCAAACACCGTTGAAGTTATACCACAGAGGGAAAAGGACCTGGAGCAGATGCGCCtaaacaaagcaaaggcaGCAGAGATACTTAAGAAGTCAGcaaaagccaataaaaaataG